A stretch of Porites lutea chromosome 5, jaPorLute2.1, whole genome shotgun sequence DNA encodes these proteins:
- the LOC140938121 gene encoding uncharacterized protein, translating to MGILVIVLLHVILYLCKVPQKAWQFNFARKSNAVLNGGNFVQQNDSSRQRRNLKFYIAFGYWEQLTMATNNLIDLTALASYSGHQVVVPFVIDSMFFGSKMSSDDTQTLALYYNLSAFNNTLRSHGYSTLVSWETFQSVCRDKLDLLIRFSYGEEASRRQQTTEIQGFQTRFGFNISKTVRVDSGMLRSVESFLDKVVKGSKCVGIEQWRGNKELPDRAFFPLPIDIHYSLLPHHVAFFNEKLLEIVDDFINKTLGSNYISHHIRAEKILKRSNGNFTTLVSCIKKQASLIKNIRAHHPNYNKLFVAVDFSPFGSRSKWAREARRKASLLLKHLNELFDKMVFLQPRFYNIKDKGAAAIVEMALLVSGKQLFLTGGGSFEYTIRGLFIKRSPFSYDKVHAVCMW from the coding sequence ATGGGGATACTTGTCATAGTCCTTTTACATGTAATACTTTATCTGTGTAAGGTACCTCAAAAAGCATGGCAATTTAACTTTGCAAGAAAAAGTAATGCGGTATTGAATGGAGGTAATTTTGTACAACAAAACGACAGCTCACGACAAAGAAGGAACTTGAAGTTTTACATTGCATTTGGATATTGGGAGCAACTTACAATGGCCACTAACAATTTGATCGACCTTACGGCTTTAGCAAGCTACAGTGGACACCAAGTTGTTGTACCTTTTGTCATTGATTCAATGTTTTTTGGTTCTAAAATGAGCAGTGATGACACTCAAACACTGGCATTGTACTACAATTTGAGCGCATTTAACAACACGCTACGTTCTCACGGATACAGCACTTTAGTGAGCTGGGAAACATTTCAAAGTGTTTGCCGAGACAAGTTGGACTTACTGATACGATTTAGTTATGGTGAAGAAGCTTCACGCCGACAACAAACAACGGAAATTCAAGGTTTTCAAACTAGATTTGGCTTCAATATATCGAAAACTGTTCGCGTGGATTCCGGAATGCTTCGATCGGTTGAATCTTTTCTTGACAAAGTGGTCAAAGGAAGTAAGTGCGTTGGAATCGAACAGTGGAGAGGAAACAAGGAGCTCCCAGATCGAGCGTTCTTCCCACTTCCAATAGATATCCATTATTCCCTTTTACCGCACCATGTAGCATTTTTCAATGAGAAACTATTGGAAATTGTTGATGACTTTATAAACAAGACTCTAGGTTCAAACTACATTTCCCATCACATTCGTGCGGAAAAGATTTTGAAACGTTCAAATGGTAATTTTACCACTTTGGTCAGTTGTATCAAGAAACAGGCGTCACTGATTAAGAACATTCGAGCGCATCATCCTAATTACAATAAACTTTTTGTTGCTGTAGATTTCTCACCGTTTGGTTCGCGGTCTAAATGGGCCAGAGAAGCACGTAGAAAAGCCTCTTTACTCTTAAAGCATTTAAATGAACTGTTCGACAAAATGGTCTTTTTACAGCCGCGATTCTATAATATTAAAGACAAAGGAGCCGCAGCCATTGTTGAAATGGCTCTCCTTGTTTCAGGGAAACAGCTATTCTTAACCGGAGGGGGAAGTTTTGAATATACCATAAGAGGACTGTTTATCAAAAGAAGCCCATTCAGTTATGATAAAGTGCATGCGGTGTGTATGTGGTAG